In a single window of the Deinococcus sp. YIM 134068 genome:
- a CDS encoding HD-GYP domain-containing protein produces MFRRPRPQNEPDARPATAPETPPSTPTPDATRVLGDLLARPTAEGILEGALTHGVTLLGGGAQGYAVLRRGEDHIAAVVGYPKTLVGTPLSGPWTGPRPRLLQGGGREVAGHNSPEVREGLAAAGLPDAALTLVVPLMDRGRTLGALVFDWKAAVEVSPGTQEAVGRWAAAVAPLLGVLGARDDWRQAARQLSAALVEAVESQDFDSLGHGGAVAEAALRLGRAVGLAERELDELWFAATLHDLGKINGEAGHAQMGANFLHGVAPLAESQKAIRHHHERWDGAGEPDGLAGEDIPLYARILAVANASVRLGDPERLRAEAGASLDPRLVATFEKLAE; encoded by the coding sequence GTGTTCCGACGCCCCCGCCCCCAGAACGAACCCGATGCCCGCCCCGCGACGGCCCCGGAGACACCCCCCTCCACGCCCACCCCCGACGCGACCCGCGTGCTCGGCGACCTCCTCGCCCGTCCCACCGCCGAGGGCATCCTGGAGGGGGCGCTCACGCACGGCGTCACGCTGCTCGGCGGCGGCGCACAGGGCTACGCGGTATTGCGCCGGGGGGAGGACCACATCGCGGCGGTGGTCGGCTACCCGAAGACGCTGGTGGGCACACCGCTGAGCGGCCCGTGGACCGGCCCGCGTCCGCGCCTGCTTCAGGGCGGGGGCCGCGAGGTGGCCGGGCACAATTCCCCCGAGGTGCGGGAGGGGCTGGCCGCCGCCGGTCTGCCGGACGCCGCCCTCACGCTCGTCGTGCCGCTGATGGACCGGGGCCGCACCCTGGGGGCGCTCGTATTCGACTGGAAGGCGGCGGTGGAGGTGTCGCCGGGCACCCAGGAGGCCGTGGGCCGGTGGGCGGCGGCGGTCGCCCCCCTGCTCGGCGTGCTGGGGGCGCGCGACGACTGGCGGCAGGCGGCCCGGCAACTCTCGGCGGCGCTCGTGGAGGCGGTGGAGAGTCAGGACTTCGACTCGCTGGGGCACGGGGGGGCGGTGGCGGAGGCCGCCCTGCGCCTCGGGCGGGCGGTGGGCCTCGCCGAGCGCGAACTCGACGAGCTGTGGTTCGCCGCCACCCTGCACGACCTCGGCAAGATCAACGGCGAGGCCGGGCACGCCCAGATGGGGGCCAACTTCCTCCACGGGGTCGCGCCCCTCGCCGAGTCGCAAAAGGCCATCCGCCACCACCACGAACGCTGGGACGGGGCGGGCGAGCCGGACGGCCTCGCGGGCGAGGACATTCCCCTCTACGCCCGCATCCTCGCGGTGGCGAACGCCTCGGTGCGGCTGGGCGACCCGGAGAGACTGAGGGCCGAGGCGGGCGCGAGCCTCGACCCCCGCCTCGTGGCGACCTTCGAGAAGCTGGCGGAGTAG